Genomic segment of Prochlorococcus marinus CUG1433:
TTCTACGGCCTGAAAATCACATAGTCCATCTCCTGCTTGTAAAGTATCATCAGCATGAAGATCGAATGAATCATCTTGTCTAATGACAGATGCTATTCCTCCTTGCGCCCATCTACTAGAAGATACCTTGCTAGTATTTCTATTTAAAAGAAGCACTTTTAAATTTGTTGGTAATTCTAGGGAAGACATAAGACCTGCAGCCCCAGCACCTATAACGATTACATCCCAATTATTTATTGGTATTAGGTCTTGAGAAAATGGAGGCCTAAGCATTAAACCAGTCCACTAAAAGTTGGCTGCAGAATTGCTAAAGCAATAAAAATACTATCAACAATGAGTGTCGTTTGAATTACATAACTAGAAACCAATAATGCCTTACCACTAGTAGTATTAATAGTTGCAGAATCAAAAATTTCTTTTGAAATAAACCATAGTATAAGTCCAATAATAAGGATAGTCGATAACGATTTTATATGAATAAGATTCTCAGAGGTATTTTGAAGAATTATTGGTGCAGTTTCAGCATCTGCTGTAATAACCTCCCTCCATTGATCCATTATTCCGATTAAAAAAATTGTAATATCAGTAACCGCAGTTCCAAATAGAGATGAGATATAAAAACTAGAACCAATTCTCCAATTAGTGTTGAGTCCAATTAACGCTAGAGGGAGAACAACAGCTTCAACAGGAATGTGCAAAATTGGGAATGGACTTAACCAACCCCAGAATAAACACCCACCTAGCCAACTCCCTGATACACCAAGTAATAATGAACTGACAATAAACCATTTTTTTGTTCCCTTTTGACTCAAAATAAATGATCCGAAGAGAATAACAAAAGTAAAACAAAGAGCACTAATTGGTTCTAATCTAACCCAAGGGGCTTGAATAAATATAGGTAAAATGACAAAAAAAGAGGACCAAAATCTTAAAGAAATTGGCCTCGATAAAAAAGTACTTTCGTATGAATCAACTGTTTTATGCAAGTCATAGTTAAATTTATCTTTCACTTCTAAGTTTTTCGTAAGTAAATCTTTCAATGAATAAAATTTATTAGTTAATTTAATTAATTTAAATTGTGGTTTAAAAAACTGCGAATATTATATTTTAATAAATTAAAGGCCCTTAAATTCACAACTTTATTAAGTATTTTAAAAGTATTTAATACACTTTGAGACATTTATAAGTTTAAAATAAAAAGATAGAGGAATATTTGGAATTTAATTGTGTGGCAGGAAATTAATTACAAAGAAGATTCTAATGATCTTTTGGTTCCCCATATTTCTTATAAAATAAATCCTGCAGAAATTGAAAGTATTGAAGCTAATTCCATCGCTCAAGAAATAGGATTTGAGTCGGGTGATTCTATAATTAGTATTAATGGGAAAAAACCAAGAGATTTAATTGATTATCAGATTCTCATTAGTGAAGAAATTTTAGAAATATCAGTCTTAGATAAAAACCTTAAAATTCATAATATAAATATTGAAAAAGATCAAGATGCCAATTTAGGTATTAATTTTAAAGATGCGTTATTTGATTCAATTAAGCAATGCAATAATAGATGTCCATTTTGTTTTATAGATCAACAGCCAAGTGGTAAAAGAAAAAGTCTTTACATAAAAGATGATGATTATAGATTAAGCTTCCTATATGGATCTTATCTAACCCTCACAAATTTAAAAAAAGAAGACTGGGAAAGAATTTCCACACAAAAACTTTCCCCACTCTTTATTTCGGTTCATGCAACTGATCCTGCTACTCGAGAAAAATTATTAAAAAATAAAAAAGCTGGAGTAATTCTTGATCAAATTGCCTGGTTTGAAAGAAACTCAATTCAAATACATGCCCAAATTGTTGTATGTCCAGATATAAATGACGGTAAGATTCTTGAAAAATCAATTTTTGAGCTTGCTAGATTCTATAAACAAACTTCTCAAACAGTTCTCTCAGTGGCAATAGTTCCTGTTGGACTTACAAAATTTAGGCCTGAAAATGATGGATTGAAATCAATAAGCTCAGAATACGCGATAAAAACCATCAATCAAGTTGAAAGGATACAAGAATCGTTACAAATTAGTCTTGGGACTCGTTTTT
This window contains:
- a CDS encoding DUF3120 domain-containing protein, with translation MKDLLTKNLEVKDKFNYDLHKTVDSYESTFLSRPISLRFWSSFFVILPIFIQAPWVRLEPISALCFTFVILFGSFILSQKGTKKWFIVSSLLLGVSGSWLGGCLFWGWLSPFPILHIPVEAVVLPLALIGLNTNWRIGSSFYISSLFGTAVTDITIFLIGIMDQWREVITADAETAPIILQNTSENLIHIKSLSTILIIGLILWFISKEIFDSATINTTSGKALLVSSYVIQTTLIVDSIFIALAILQPTFSGLV
- a CDS encoding TIGR03279 family radical SAM protein, whose product is MWQEINYKEDSNDLLVPHISYKINPAEIESIEANSIAQEIGFESGDSIISINGKKPRDLIDYQILISEEILEISVLDKNLKIHNINIEKDQDANLGINFKDALFDSIKQCNNRCPFCFIDQQPSGKRKSLYIKDDDYRLSFLYGSYLTLTNLKKEDWERISTQKLSPLFISVHATDPATREKLLKNKKAGVILDQIAWFERNSIQIHAQIVVCPDINDGKILEKSIFELARFYKQTSQTVLSVAIVPVGLTKFRPENDGLKSISSEYAIKTINQVERIQESLQISLGTRFCWLADEWYLIAGIDLPSYNTYENMPQESNGVGSIRSFLKTLNERTKSLPQKVKKPKTVSWIVGKLVYESLIPTVKKLNLIDGLKINLYGLSSIYWGQEQVVTGLLTGEDLICGLRNKDLGEGIYIPSIMLKINTDLFLDDKNIKEVEKQLNTQIHILDDSNDIINTLIGEPNKLIL